Proteins encoded in a region of the Rothia mucilaginosa genome:
- a CDS encoding SGNH/GDSL hydrolase family protein: protein MPSIKSPIAKVSLTGAVLAVVAAGSFGVYSAGGSNAPGSTAATAAESAEPTQSAQESPSESPSSEPTPEPTTPAQKIERTAQNAFGKEGAQATGEIQAPFSTTADAADMLVQQFKGGVVMYTPKYGPVAVESGVYEHWWKQRQYSDFAGWEGLPVSWHSENGVLHTKFEKAELYWDKANGLPRNANVLGAKDALVIGDSQVTATSWVGLGLKQAGFVPYLFRCGGVGFVTAREGVCPSYYQGVMGGRWALPNGNPGVIYLDASGNDIYIHEDETKAREHVNAHQTQVIEQLRRMYPSSKIVFGGVVSMSEDAATDKQLAHKRHVANEVARQGARETGVLFMDTADWQTIYLTEGDMADGVHLKKEAHHKLAAPFAARLRELLGTA from the coding sequence ATGCCTTCTATCAAGTCTCCTATCGCGAAAGTTTCTCTGACCGGCGCAGTCCTTGCTGTGGTTGCCGCCGGTTCCTTTGGCGTGTACTCCGCAGGAGGCTCCAACGCGCCCGGTAGCACCGCCGCTACTGCCGCTGAGAGCGCCGAGCCTACCCAGTCGGCACAGGAAAGCCCCAGCGAGTCCCCCTCCTCCGAGCCGACTCCGGAACCGACCACCCCGGCGCAGAAGATTGAACGCACCGCGCAGAACGCCTTCGGTAAGGAGGGCGCGCAGGCAACCGGTGAGATTCAGGCACCGTTCTCTACCACCGCTGATGCCGCCGACATGCTGGTTCAGCAGTTCAAGGGTGGCGTGGTCATGTACACCCCCAAGTACGGCCCGGTCGCGGTGGAATCCGGCGTCTACGAGCACTGGTGGAAGCAGCGCCAGTACAGCGACTTTGCCGGCTGGGAGGGCCTGCCGGTGAGCTGGCATTCCGAGAACGGCGTTCTGCACACCAAGTTTGAGAAGGCTGAACTCTACTGGGATAAGGCGAACGGTCTGCCGCGTAACGCGAACGTCCTGGGCGCTAAGGACGCCCTGGTGATTGGCGACTCGCAGGTGACCGCAACCTCCTGGGTTGGTTTGGGCCTGAAGCAGGCAGGCTTCGTTCCGTACCTGTTCCGTTGCGGCGGCGTGGGTTTTGTGACCGCCCGCGAGGGTGTGTGCCCTTCCTACTATCAGGGTGTGATGGGTGGCCGTTGGGCTCTGCCGAACGGTAACCCCGGCGTGATTTACCTGGACGCCTCCGGCAATGACATTTACATTCACGAGGATGAGACGAAGGCTCGCGAACACGTGAACGCGCACCAGACTCAGGTCATTGAGCAGCTGCGACGCATGTACCCTTCTTCGAAGATTGTGTTCGGCGGCGTGGTGTCGATGAGCGAGGACGCTGCGACGGATAAGCAGCTGGCCCATAAGCGTCACGTGGCGAACGAAGTCGCGCGGCAGGGTGCCCGCGAGACCGGCGTGTTGTTCATGGACACCGCGGATTGGCAGACCATTTACCTGACTGAGGGTGACATGGCTGATGGCGTGCACCTGAAGAAGGAGGCGCACCACAAGCTGGCGGCACCGTTTGCGGCTCGCCTGCGCGAACTGCTCGGCACCGCGTAA
- the pepN gene encoding aminopeptidase N encodes MPGLNLTRNEATERASIIKRVHSYRIELDLPKDKDVFSSKVEIRFDAQEGASTFIDAITSSVKSINLNGEELSTDLADGERIQLPKLAAENTLVIDAEMFYTNTGEGLHRFVDPADGEVYLYSQFEVPDSRRVFPVFEQPDLKAEFEFIVRVPSHWVVVSNQPEVKVEEKECGCGRAKTWFFKPTPRMSSYITAIVAGPYEKVTSELTNSEGRVIPLGVYARKSLMPFVDAEDMFELTRQGFEFYEEQFKTPYPFEKYDQLFVPEFNAGAMENAGCVTYLETYVFRSKVAEALRERRAITVLHELAHMWFGDLVTMKWWNDLWLNESFAEFMSTLAAAENTRYAKEAWATFSASEKTWAYRQDQLSSTHPIVAEIRDLADVQVNFDGITYAKGASVLRQMVAWVGQENFMAALKVYFDKHSWGNTVLDDLLVELERTSGRDVRAWSAKWLETAGVNTLAVEVENDEAGNISSLGIRQSYAEGFETLRPHRAVIGFYNLVDGKLTRTDRIELDIDGELTVVEEALGKKRPDLLLLNDEDLAYAKIRLDERSIETAIKHLGDIDSSVARGVVWGSLWDTVRDAQMPARKYVDLVLNNIGKETNSTALRTQINNLSATLHSFVAPEAREETRHRAADRLWELACVAEPDSDAQLQLLQAFINQTRTEDQYDNVQRLFEGDLTLEGLDIDADLRWNLVCRLATGGRFSAEQIAAELENDNTANGQQYAAQAYASIPTAEAKAEYWNKIMVTGELSNMIQRYAISGFKSGEPELIAQYDEPYFEQIEGIWRSRSHEISMQIIGGMYPSEPTAELLERTEAYLASLPEDAAALYRQIAEARDGVARALKVQAADI; translated from the coding sequence ATGCCCGGCCTGAACCTAACCCGCAATGAGGCAACCGAACGCGCATCCATTATTAAGCGCGTGCACTCGTACCGTATTGAACTCGACCTGCCGAAGGACAAGGACGTCTTCTCCTCGAAGGTTGAAATCCGTTTCGACGCTCAGGAAGGTGCCTCCACCTTCATTGACGCCATCACCTCCTCGGTCAAGTCCATTAACCTCAACGGTGAAGAGCTGAGCACCGACCTGGCGGACGGCGAGCGCATCCAGCTGCCCAAGTTGGCGGCTGAGAACACCCTGGTCATTGACGCAGAGATGTTCTACACCAACACCGGTGAGGGTCTGCACCGTTTCGTGGACCCCGCCGACGGCGAAGTGTACCTGTACTCCCAGTTCGAGGTGCCGGACTCCCGCCGTGTGTTCCCCGTCTTTGAGCAGCCCGACCTGAAGGCTGAATTCGAGTTTATTGTGCGCGTTCCCTCGCACTGGGTGGTTGTGTCTAACCAGCCCGAGGTGAAGGTTGAGGAGAAGGAGTGCGGTTGCGGCCGTGCGAAGACCTGGTTCTTCAAGCCGACCCCGCGCATGTCTTCGTACATTACCGCGATTGTGGCTGGCCCCTACGAGAAGGTCACCAGCGAGCTGACCAACTCTGAGGGTCGCGTGATTCCGCTGGGCGTGTACGCTCGTAAGTCCCTCATGCCGTTCGTGGATGCTGAGGACATGTTTGAGCTGACCCGTCAGGGCTTCGAGTTCTACGAGGAGCAGTTCAAGACCCCGTACCCGTTCGAAAAGTACGATCAGCTGTTCGTGCCCGAATTCAACGCCGGCGCGATGGAGAACGCTGGCTGCGTGACCTACCTGGAGACCTACGTCTTCCGTTCCAAGGTTGCGGAGGCTCTGCGTGAGCGCCGCGCCATCACCGTTCTGCACGAGCTAGCCCACATGTGGTTCGGCGACCTGGTTACCATGAAGTGGTGGAACGACCTGTGGCTGAACGAGTCCTTCGCGGAGTTCATGTCTACCCTGGCCGCCGCGGAGAACACCCGCTACGCCAAGGAGGCGTGGGCTACCTTCTCCGCTTCGGAGAAGACCTGGGCCTACCGCCAGGACCAGCTGTCCTCGACCCACCCGATTGTGGCTGAGATTCGTGACCTTGCCGATGTTCAGGTGAACTTCGACGGCATTACGTACGCGAAGGGCGCTTCGGTGCTGCGTCAGATGGTGGCGTGGGTTGGCCAGGAGAACTTCATGGCTGCCCTGAAGGTGTACTTCGATAAGCACAGCTGGGGCAACACCGTTCTTGACGACCTGCTGGTTGAGCTGGAGCGCACCTCCGGCCGTGACGTGCGTGCGTGGAGCGCTAAGTGGCTTGAGACCGCTGGTGTGAACACTCTCGCCGTTGAGGTTGAGAATGATGAGGCGGGCAACATTTCTTCGCTGGGTATTCGTCAGTCCTACGCTGAGGGCTTCGAGACTCTGCGCCCGCACCGTGCGGTGATTGGTTTCTACAACCTGGTGGACGGCAAGCTGACCCGCACCGACCGCATCGAGCTGGACATTGACGGCGAGCTGACCGTGGTCGAGGAGGCTCTCGGTAAGAAGCGCCCCGACCTGCTGCTGCTGAACGATGAGGACCTGGCGTACGCAAAGATTCGCCTGGATGAGCGTTCCATTGAGACCGCTATCAAGCACCTGGGCGATATTGATTCGTCCGTGGCTCGCGGCGTGGTTTGGGGTTCGCTCTGGGATACCGTGCGTGACGCTCAGATGCCGGCGCGTAAGTACGTTGACCTGGTGCTGAACAACATCGGCAAGGAGACTAACTCTACCGCTCTGCGCACCCAGATTAACAACCTGTCCGCTACCCTGCACTCCTTCGTGGCTCCCGAGGCTCGCGAGGAGACTCGCCACCGTGCCGCTGACCGTCTCTGGGAGCTGGCATGCGTTGCAGAGCCCGATTCGGATGCTCAGCTGCAGCTGCTGCAGGCGTTCATCAACCAGACCCGCACCGAGGATCAGTACGACAACGTGCAGCGTCTCTTCGAGGGTGACCTGACCCTTGAAGGCTTGGACATTGACGCTGACCTGCGTTGGAACCTGGTGTGCCGCTTGGCTACCGGTGGCCGCTTCTCCGCCGAGCAGATCGCTGCGGAGCTGGAGAACGACAACACCGCAAACGGTCAGCAGTACGCTGCTCAGGCGTACGCGTCGATTCCGACTGCGGAGGCTAAGGCTGAGTACTGGAACAAGATCATGGTGACCGGCGAGCTGTCGAACATGATTCAGCGTTACGCTATTTCCGGTTTCAAGTCCGGCGAGCCCGAACTGATTGCCCAGTACGATGAGCCGTACTTCGAGCAGATTGAGGGCATTTGGCGTTCGCGTTCGCACGAGATTTCCATGCAGATTATCGGTGGCATGTACCCGAGCGAGCCGACCGCTGAGCTGCTGGAGCGTACCGAGGCGTACCTGGCGTCTCTGCCTGAGGATGCTGCGGCCCTGTACCGTCAGATTGCGGAGGCACGCGACGGTGTGGCTCGTGCGCTGAAGGTTCAGGCTGCTGACATCTAA
- a CDS encoding ribose-5-phosphate isomerase: MRVHIATDHAGLELSHYLIESLTAAGYEMIDHGPADYDPLDDYPSFCINAALGVKRDREAGLDSLGIVLGGSGNGEQMAANKVDGIRAALAWNHDTAALAREHNNAQVVAVGGRQHSKEEALEIIKVFLATPWTNEERHARRIGQLAEYEQTGDIAGKQIDAA, from the coding sequence ATGCGCGTACACATCGCAACCGACCACGCTGGCCTCGAACTGAGCCACTACCTGATCGAGTCCCTCACCGCTGCGGGCTACGAAATGATTGACCACGGCCCCGCCGACTACGACCCGCTGGACGACTACCCCTCGTTCTGCATTAACGCAGCCCTTGGCGTGAAGCGTGACCGCGAGGCTGGCCTGGACTCCCTGGGTATCGTGCTGGGCGGTAGCGGCAACGGCGAGCAGATGGCGGCGAACAAGGTTGATGGTATCCGCGCAGCTCTGGCATGGAACCACGACACCGCGGCACTGGCTCGCGAGCACAACAACGCACAGGTTGTAGCTGTGGGCGGCCGCCAGCACAGCAAGGAAGAAGCACTGGAAATCATCAAGGTCTTCCTGGCTACCCCCTGGACCAACGAGGAGCGTCACGCACGCCGTATCGGCCAGCTGGCTGAGTACGAGCAGACCGGCGACATTGCCGGCAAGCAGATTGACGCTGCCTAA
- a CDS encoding Fpg/Nei family DNA glycosylase, producing MPEGHSIHRIARQISDVFTGERVQVSSPQGRYTEGAALLDGHTITGAYAHGKHLFVTFENDLTLNVHLGIYGNWSFGGDETFTGASSIGAPRKIGEKEYAAGEEQPYAGPPEPKSTVRCRIVSEHGWADLVDPTICRTLTPEEVRTVRSKLGPDPLNPDADPEQFYRAARKSSRPIGVILMDQAAISGVGNIFRAESLYRQEIDPLRPGKSLSDEELERLWEDNKHLLVIGVRVGRIITTEPEDRPGIPETEAWPDHANYVYMHHGEPCRRCGTTIRMEEIAGRKLYWCPGCQV from the coding sequence GTGCCCGAAGGCCACTCCATCCACCGTATCGCCCGCCAAATCAGCGACGTCTTCACCGGCGAGCGCGTGCAGGTTTCCTCCCCGCAGGGCCGCTACACTGAGGGTGCCGCCCTGCTGGACGGTCACACCATCACCGGGGCATACGCGCACGGTAAGCACCTGTTCGTGACCTTCGAAAACGACCTGACCCTGAACGTGCACCTGGGTATTTACGGTAACTGGAGCTTCGGCGGGGACGAGACGTTCACGGGTGCTTCGAGCATTGGCGCGCCCCGCAAGATTGGTGAGAAGGAATATGCGGCGGGGGAGGAGCAGCCCTACGCCGGTCCTCCCGAACCGAAGAGTACGGTGCGTTGCCGTATTGTTTCGGAGCACGGCTGGGCGGATCTGGTGGACCCGACTATCTGCCGCACCCTCACCCCGGAGGAGGTGCGCACCGTCCGCTCCAAGCTCGGCCCCGACCCGCTCAACCCGGACGCCGACCCCGAACAGTTCTACCGCGCGGCACGCAAGAGCTCCCGCCCGATTGGTGTGATTTTGATGGACCAGGCGGCAATCTCCGGCGTGGGCAATATCTTCCGCGCCGAGTCGCTGTACCGCCAGGAAATTGATCCGCTACGCCCCGGCAAGAGCCTCAGTGACGAGGAACTGGAGCGACTCTGGGAAGACAATAAGCACCTGCTGGTCATCGGCGTGCGCGTGGGGCGCATCATCACCACCGAACCCGAAGACCGCCCCGGCATACCCGAAACCGAAGCGTGGCCCGACCACGCCAACTACGTGTACATGCACCACGGCGAGCCCTGCCGCCGCTGCGGAACCACCATCCGCATGGAAGAAATTGCCGGCCGTAAACTCTACTGGTGCCCCGGCTGCCAGGTCTGA
- the tig gene encoding trigger factor, protein MKTAVEKLNPTLAKIEVEVPFAEFKPYLDRTYKNLSGQISVPGFRKGKLPKQLIEQRAGFDYIVEASLNDALNDYYAQALGENELSPLAQPELDVQSQPSTENREADVKLTITVTVRPEIELPNYEGLEVEVDEVEVTPEDEVQALDALRERFGTLKTVERPAADKDFVTIDIAAEIDGEQVDAANDLSYQIGSGTMLDGIDEALTGLSAGEDATFETKLSGGEHAGEQATIKVKLSAVKERELPAADDEFAQLASEFDTIEELKEDIKKQVAEAKVAEQGTQARDKVLAKLVELVEIPVPEKVIEDQLEQHFNNPNAEAGHDTEEHRAEVRENTETAFKNEMVLDAVADKEEVTVDQAEMINYIITMSSQYGMDPNQFAQMLDGSGQAGALVGEVRRSKALAAVLKTAVVKDTKGNVVDLSKYLGEGEEAAA, encoded by the coding sequence GTGAAGACCGCCGTCGAGAAGCTCAACCCGACCCTCGCAAAAATTGAGGTCGAGGTTCCCTTCGCAGAATTCAAGCCCTACCTGGACCGCACCTACAAGAACCTCTCGGGTCAGATCAGCGTTCCCGGCTTCCGCAAGGGTAAGCTGCCCAAGCAGCTCATCGAGCAGCGTGCGGGCTTCGACTACATCGTCGAGGCATCCCTGAACGACGCTCTGAACGACTACTACGCACAGGCGCTGGGCGAGAACGAGCTCTCCCCCCTGGCACAGCCCGAGCTGGACGTTCAGTCCCAGCCCTCCACCGAGAACCGTGAGGCAGACGTCAAGCTGACCATCACCGTCACCGTCCGCCCCGAAATCGAGCTGCCCAACTACGAGGGCCTCGAGGTTGAGGTTGACGAGGTCGAGGTGACCCCCGAGGACGAGGTTCAGGCACTGGACGCTCTGCGTGAGCGCTTCGGCACCCTGAAGACCGTTGAGCGCCCCGCAGCTGACAAGGACTTCGTGACCATCGACATCGCCGCAGAGATTGACGGTGAGCAGGTGGACGCAGCTAACGACCTGTCCTACCAGATTGGTTCCGGCACCATGCTCGACGGCATCGACGAGGCTCTGACCGGTCTGTCCGCTGGCGAGGATGCAACCTTCGAGACCAAGCTCTCCGGTGGCGAGCACGCAGGCGAGCAGGCAACCATCAAGGTCAAGCTCTCCGCAGTCAAGGAGCGCGAGCTGCCCGCAGCTGACGACGAGTTCGCACAGCTGGCTTCCGAGTTCGACACCATCGAAGAGCTGAAGGAAGACATCAAGAAGCAGGTTGCAGAAGCTAAGGTTGCCGAGCAGGGCACCCAGGCACGCGACAAGGTCCTCGCAAAGCTCGTTGAGCTCGTTGAGATCCCCGTCCCCGAGAAGGTTATTGAGGACCAGCTCGAGCAGCACTTCAACAACCCCAACGCTGAAGCAGGCCACGACACCGAGGAGCACCGCGCCGAGGTTCGCGAGAACACCGAGACCGCATTCAAGAACGAGATGGTTCTCGACGCTGTTGCGGACAAGGAAGAAGTGACCGTTGACCAGGCTGAGATGATTAACTACATCATCACCATGAGCTCTCAGTACGGCATGGACCCCAACCAGTTCGCACAGATGCTGGACGGCTCCGGCCAGGCAGGCGCACTGGTCGGCGAGGTTCGCCGCTCCAAGGCTCTGGCAGCAGTGCTGAAGACCGCAGTGGTCAAGGACACCAAGGGCAACGTTGTTGACCTGTCCAAGTACCTGGGCGAGGGTGAAGAGGCAGCTGCCTAA
- a CDS encoding ATP-dependent Clp protease proteolytic subunit: protein MSSYMPLPIGASQAAGVAPAPSMATPIVGAQEDYVYNSLLKERIIWLGSEVRDSNANLICSQMLLLSAEDPEADIYLYINSPGGSVTAGMAIYDTMQLIPNDVVTVVTGMAASMGQFLLTAGTIGKRYATPNARILMHQPLGGIGGTASDIRTQAELILDMKKRLAEITAERTGKSLETILKDNDRDNWFNAEEGLEYGFFDHIATTAGKLPESKNA from the coding sequence ATGTCCAGCTACATGCCTCTGCCCATCGGCGCCTCCCAGGCAGCCGGCGTGGCGCCCGCGCCGTCTATGGCAACCCCCATCGTTGGTGCCCAGGAAGATTACGTCTACAACAGCCTCCTGAAGGAGCGCATTATCTGGCTCGGCTCCGAGGTGCGCGACTCCAACGCTAACCTCATCTGCTCCCAGATGCTGCTGCTCTCGGCTGAAGACCCCGAGGCAGACATCTACCTGTACATCAACTCTCCCGGCGGCTCCGTCACCGCTGGCATGGCTATCTACGACACCATGCAGCTCATCCCGAACGACGTGGTGACCGTGGTGACCGGCATGGCAGCATCCATGGGTCAGTTCCTGCTCACCGCAGGCACCATCGGCAAGCGCTACGCAACCCCGAACGCCCGCATCCTCATGCACCAGCCCCTCGGCGGTATTGGCGGTACCGCATCGGATATCCGCACCCAGGCTGAGCTGATTCTGGACATGAAGAAGCGCCTGGCAGAGATCACCGCTGAGCGCACCGGCAAGAGCCTGGAAACCATCCTGAAGGATAACGACCGCGACAACTGGTTCAACGCGGAAGAAGGCCTGGAATACGGCTTCTTCGACCACATTGCCACCACCGCCGGTAAGCTGCCCGAGTCGAAGAACGCATAA